The Streptomyces xanthii genome has a segment encoding these proteins:
- a CDS encoding SDR family NAD(P)-dependent oxidoreductase, with product MDGMDAKEILTRVKTGALDAASAAALLRAPAPPEPAAVDRATAEALLRAAAPPAPAAPATPSAAAPAAAPAAPALEPVAVIGYSARFPGAGDADTFWQRILDGDDLVTEVPADRWRTDEHYDADPGAEGKSVSKWGAFLDDVDRFDADFFRMTPREAELTDPQARLFLQEAWRALEHAGQRTGSLAGARVGVHAGVMMNDYQDLVERESEHARLAQVMQGNSNSLLAARIAYHLDLKGPAVTVDTACSSSLVALHQACQSLWLGDADMMLVGGVTLYLTELPHVFMSRAGMLSPRGHCSPFDASADGIVPGEGCAVVVLKPLSKALADGDPVHAVVRASGLNQDGRTNGITAPSAASQARLIGTTLDRFGLTPDGIDYVECHGTGTPLGDPIEVTALNEVFAPAGRPAGSVPIGSVKGNVGHTSAAAGLAGLIKAIGVVRSGQVPPSLHCTAGTLNPGIPFTDGPFTVATERQELPAAADRPRRASVSSFGFSGTNAYVVVEQAPAPAHTPGPDGPVLVPLSGRRPAAVTDRAAELARWLRSPGGADAALGDLAHTLSCARDHHPHRAALLVADRDELLDALDRLASGEPDERRVEAPAEPLADREHRRARAALADRFLDRADDATARPGALRELAELYTEGHTIDFTRLCPPTRHRRIPAPGYAFARDRHYVTAERGVPGERSARGERLATDGRPPVMGERPAPAPRPVPGALSLADLHAVSDGYVDPDLHTVSYGHSVPNPHMVTDSQAVPGPQPVSGPNPVTDGHLAPHPRPVPGALSLADLHAVSDGHVVTDPHAVSGGRTPSVPVTPTAPYDDLSALALHTPGWQDAPLPAGVPELARGPLLVHDTAGRLGAALGGRSLDGIDAVRATDPEAVPLVVRLGAEPGADTAAFAALRTVLGAFRTQRLTVLAVTADPLKADAARALVQTLRQENPRLDGRALLVDDDGAAAADAVRAELTAPQAEAGHLADVRGGRRARRVLRPAPLPERDVTFRPGGVHLVTGGTGGIGRALARRLAARPGTRVVVCGRTPWAELDPAVRPPADGSGGIRYVRADVSTPAGARALIDDILGHEGALHGVFHAAGVVRDAYLLRKTPDDVAAVLAPKAAGALALDEATAGLPLDVFALFSSVAALGGNLGQADYAYANGVLDALAERRAERVAAGERHGRTVSVQWPLWDVPGMTIPGPVREEVEERVGMVPLPAELGLRALERVLGPDGPVVVSLFHGDRDRWHRSLAGLHLLADDGPSQPTPAPAAAPAPAPAGPASSVALLDLVCRTVADALGHDRSAIGPRTSLEALGLDSVMIRTLASRLSAEVAPVGPEMLFGLRDLTELAEHLARLVPVPSADTATPVERAAATTPVPVPAPATLPVPVTDPALDDAVAIVGLAGRYPGADDPEAFWENLLAGKDTVGDLPTDRWEHTGDVRARGHFLDHVDRFDPAYFGMSSREAAYTDPQERLFLEVAREALEDAGLAGSRLDRLTAPDGEPRSVGVFAGITSADYPLLGAERWAAGGRDMPSAHAWSLPNRLSYLLDLRGPSQPVDTACSSSLVALHQAVEALRRGECAAALVGGVNLYLHPSRFRMLRQSGFLAEDGLCRSFGAGGAGFGPGEGAGAVVVKPLARALADGDTVHAVIRGTAVAHGGRTNGYTAPSPWAQARVVREALRRSGVDPATVNVIEAHGTGTELGDPVELAGLQETYGRGGAADVPCSLGSVKSAVGHGESAAGIAALTKVLLQLRHGTLAPTLHAEPVNPALDLAATRFRLQHDAAPWPRLRDAEGRELPRRAGISSFGAGGVNAHVVLEEHLTTAPARPQTRTPQLVVLSAPSPAHLSATAARLARWLTGAGADTPLADLARTLHLGRASHEHRLAVVTDSVAALAAELARYAADGTPGGALRTGTATAAASDQAPETDDLVAALWRAGRLEQVADLWVSGWDVDREALEALDAPEAQEPGPRRIVPLPPSAYLATRHWFADEAPRTPQLAAFAPEFTPEPAPVAVPEPATTDPRLARLVAFVGELAAGPGAEGPIDTARTLVELGVDSIGAMNLRFEITERFGRTLPLQLLSEFTVDELVAHLSDLQSK from the coding sequence ATGGACGGCATGGACGCGAAAGAGATCCTGACCCGAGTCAAGACCGGTGCGCTGGACGCCGCGTCCGCCGCCGCGCTGCTGCGCGCCCCGGCCCCGCCCGAGCCGGCCGCCGTGGACCGCGCGACGGCCGAGGCACTGCTGCGCGCGGCCGCGCCCCCGGCACCGGCCGCGCCGGCGACGCCTTCGGCCGCCGCCCCGGCGGCCGCCCCGGCCGCGCCCGCGCTCGAACCCGTCGCCGTCATCGGCTACAGCGCCCGGTTCCCCGGCGCGGGCGACGCCGACACGTTCTGGCAGCGGATCCTCGACGGGGACGACCTCGTCACCGAGGTGCCCGCCGACCGCTGGCGCACGGACGAGCACTACGACGCCGACCCCGGCGCGGAGGGCAAGTCCGTCTCCAAGTGGGGTGCGTTCCTCGACGACGTCGACCGCTTCGACGCCGACTTCTTCCGCATGACACCCCGCGAGGCCGAACTCACCGACCCGCAGGCCCGGCTCTTCCTCCAGGAGGCCTGGCGCGCCCTCGAACACGCCGGGCAGCGCACCGGCTCCCTCGCCGGAGCCCGCGTCGGCGTGCACGCCGGCGTCATGATGAACGACTACCAGGACCTCGTCGAGCGCGAGAGCGAGCACGCCCGGCTCGCCCAGGTCATGCAGGGCAACTCCAACTCGCTGCTCGCCGCGCGCATCGCGTACCACCTGGACCTGAAGGGCCCGGCCGTCACCGTCGACACGGCCTGCTCGTCCTCCCTGGTCGCCCTCCACCAGGCCTGCCAGTCCCTGTGGCTCGGCGACGCCGACATGATGCTCGTCGGCGGTGTCACCCTCTACCTCACCGAACTGCCCCACGTCTTCATGAGCCGCGCCGGCATGCTCTCGCCCCGCGGCCACTGCAGCCCCTTCGACGCGTCCGCCGACGGCATCGTCCCCGGCGAGGGCTGCGCCGTCGTCGTGCTCAAGCCCCTGTCGAAGGCGCTCGCCGACGGCGACCCCGTCCACGCGGTCGTCCGCGCCAGCGGCCTCAACCAGGACGGCAGGACCAACGGCATCACCGCGCCCAGCGCCGCCTCGCAGGCCCGCCTCATCGGCACCACCCTCGACCGGTTCGGCCTGACCCCCGACGGCATCGACTACGTCGAGTGCCACGGCACCGGCACCCCGCTCGGCGACCCCATCGAAGTCACCGCCCTCAACGAGGTGTTCGCCCCCGCGGGCCGACCCGCGGGCAGCGTGCCGATCGGCTCGGTGAAGGGCAACGTCGGCCACACCTCCGCCGCCGCCGGCCTCGCCGGGCTCATCAAGGCCATCGGCGTCGTCCGCTCCGGACAGGTGCCGCCGTCGCTGCACTGCACCGCCGGGACGCTCAACCCCGGCATCCCCTTCACGGACGGCCCGTTCACCGTCGCCACCGAACGGCAGGAGCTGCCCGCGGCGGCGGACCGGCCCCGCCGCGCCTCCGTCAGCTCGTTCGGCTTCAGCGGCACCAACGCGTACGTGGTCGTCGAGCAGGCCCCGGCGCCCGCGCACACTCCCGGGCCCGACGGCCCGGTGCTCGTCCCGCTGTCCGGCCGCCGCCCCGCGGCCGTCACCGACCGCGCCGCCGAACTCGCCCGCTGGCTGCGTTCGCCCGGCGGCGCCGACGCCGCCCTCGGCGACCTCGCCCACACCCTGTCCTGTGCCCGCGACCACCACCCCCACCGTGCCGCCCTGCTCGTCGCCGACCGGGACGAGCTCCTCGACGCGCTCGACCGGCTGGCCTCGGGCGAACCCGACGAGCGCCGCGTCGAAGCCCCCGCCGAACCCCTCGCCGACCGCGAGCACCGCCGGGCCCGCGCCGCCCTCGCCGACCGCTTCCTCGACCGGGCCGACGACGCGACCGCCCGCCCCGGCGCGCTGCGCGAACTCGCGGAGCTCTACACCGAGGGCCACACCATCGACTTCACCCGCCTGTGCCCGCCCACCCGCCACCGCCGCATCCCGGCCCCCGGCTACGCCTTCGCCCGCGACCGCCACTACGTGACGGCCGAGCGGGGCGTGCCGGGGGAGCGGTCCGCGCGGGGCGAGCGGCTCGCGACGGACGGGCGGCCCCCCGTGATGGGCGAGCGGCCCGCCCCGGCCCCGCGTCCCGTCCCAGGTGCGCTCTCCCTCGCCGACCTGCACGCGGTCTCGGACGGGTACGTGGACCCGGACCTACACACGGTCTCGTACGGGCACTCGGTCCCGAACCCGCACATGGTCACGGACAGCCAGGCGGTCCCGGGCCCGCAACCGGTCTCGGGCCCGAACCCGGTCACGGACGGGCACCTGGCCCCGCACCCGCGTCCCGTTCCGGGTGCGCTCTCCCTCGCGGACCTGCACGCTGTCTCGGACGGGCACGTCGTCACAGACCCGCACGCGGTCTCGGGCGGCCGCACCCCCTCCGTCCCGGTCACGCCCACAGCCCCGTACGACGACCTCTCCGCGCTGGCGCTCCACACCCCCGGCTGGCAGGACGCACCCCTGCCGGCGGGTGTGCCGGAGCTCGCCCGTGGGCCGCTGCTCGTGCACGACACCGCGGGGCGACTCGGTGCCGCGCTCGGCGGGCGGAGCCTCGACGGGATCGACGCCGTGCGCGCCACGGATCCCGAGGCCGTCCCCCTGGTCGTGCGGCTCGGCGCCGAACCCGGCGCCGACACCGCCGCGTTCGCCGCGCTGCGCACCGTTCTCGGAGCCTTCCGCACCCAGCGGCTCACCGTCCTCGCCGTCACCGCCGACCCGCTGAAGGCGGACGCCGCCCGCGCCCTGGTGCAGACCCTGCGCCAGGAGAACCCGCGCCTGGACGGCCGGGCCCTGCTCGTCGACGACGACGGGGCCGCCGCCGCGGACGCCGTACGGGCCGAACTGACCGCGCCCCAGGCCGAGGCCGGACATCTCGCCGACGTCCGCGGGGGCCGCCGCGCCCGGCGCGTGCTGCGCCCCGCGCCGCTGCCCGAGCGGGACGTGACCTTCCGTCCCGGCGGCGTGCACCTGGTCACCGGCGGCACGGGCGGCATCGGCCGCGCGCTGGCCCGCCGGCTCGCCGCCCGGCCCGGCACCCGTGTCGTGGTGTGCGGGCGCACCCCCTGGGCCGAGCTGGATCCTGCCGTGCGCCCGCCCGCCGACGGCTCGGGCGGCATCCGCTACGTACGCGCCGACGTGAGCACCCCCGCCGGTGCCCGCGCGCTGATCGACGACATACTCGGCCACGAGGGCGCCCTGCACGGTGTCTTCCACGCGGCCGGCGTCGTCCGTGACGCCTATCTGCTGCGCAAGACCCCCGACGACGTGGCCGCCGTGCTCGCCCCGAAGGCGGCCGGTGCCCTGGCGCTCGACGAGGCCACGGCCGGGCTGCCGCTCGACGTGTTCGCCCTGTTCTCCTCGGTCGCCGCGCTCGGCGGCAACCTCGGCCAGGCCGACTACGCCTACGCCAACGGCGTCCTGGACGCCCTCGCCGAGCGGCGCGCGGAACGCGTCGCGGCGGGGGAGCGGCACGGGCGGACCGTGTCGGTGCAGTGGCCGCTGTGGGACGTGCCGGGCATGACGATCCCCGGCCCGGTCCGCGAGGAGGTCGAGGAGCGCGTCGGCATGGTCCCGCTCCCCGCCGAACTCGGGCTGCGCGCCCTGGAAAGGGTCCTCGGCCCGGACGGCCCTGTCGTCGTGTCCCTCTTCCACGGCGACCGGGACCGCTGGCACCGGAGCCTGGCCGGCCTGCACCTGCTCGCCGACGACGGGCCCTCGCAGCCCACCCCCGCCCCGGCGGCGGCCCCTGCGCCCGCTCCCGCCGGACCGGCAAGCTCCGTCGCCCTCCTCGACCTGGTCTGCCGGACGGTCGCCGACGCCCTTGGGCACGACCGCTCCGCGATCGGGCCGCGCACCTCCCTCGAAGCCCTCGGCCTCGACTCGGTGATGATCCGGACGCTGGCCTCCCGGCTGAGTGCCGAAGTGGCGCCGGTCGGCCCGGAGATGCTGTTCGGTCTGCGCGACCTGACCGAGCTGGCGGAGCACCTGGCACGGCTCGTACCCGTCCCGTCGGCCGACACGGCAACCCCCGTCGAGCGGGCCGCCGCGACCACCCCGGTCCCGGTCCCGGCCCCGGCCACGCTCCCGGTCCCGGTCACGGATCCGGCTCTCGACGACGCCGTGGCGATCGTCGGACTCGCCGGCCGCTACCCGGGAGCGGACGACCCGGAGGCGTTCTGGGAGAACCTGCTCGCCGGCAAGGACACCGTCGGCGACCTGCCCACCGACCGCTGGGAGCACACCGGGGACGTCCGGGCCAGGGGCCACTTCCTGGACCACGTCGACCGGTTCGACCCCGCGTACTTCGGCATGTCGTCCCGTGAGGCGGCGTACACCGACCCGCAGGAACGACTCTTCCTGGAGGTGGCCCGGGAGGCCCTGGAGGACGCCGGGCTCGCCGGCAGCCGCCTGGACCGGCTCACCGCCCCCGACGGAGAGCCCCGCAGCGTCGGCGTCTTCGCCGGGATCACCTCCGCCGACTACCCGCTGCTCGGCGCCGAGCGCTGGGCCGCCGGCGGCCGGGACATGCCCTCCGCCCACGCCTGGTCGCTGCCCAACCGGCTCTCGTACCTCCTCGACCTGCGCGGCCCCAGCCAGCCCGTCGACACCGCCTGCTCGTCCTCGCTGGTCGCCCTGCACCAGGCCGTGGAGGCCCTGCGCCGCGGCGAGTGCGCGGCCGCGCTCGTCGGCGGCGTCAACCTCTACCTGCACCCGTCCCGGTTCCGCATGCTGCGGCAGTCCGGGTTCCTCGCCGAGGACGGCCTGTGCCGCAGCTTCGGCGCGGGCGGCGCCGGGTTCGGGCCCGGCGAGGGAGCCGGGGCCGTCGTCGTCAAGCCGCTGGCCCGCGCCCTCGCCGACGGCGACACCGTGCACGCCGTGATCCGCGGCACCGCCGTCGCACACGGCGGCCGCACCAACGGCTACACCGCGCCCAGCCCGTGGGCGCAGGCCCGGGTGGTGCGCGAGGCGCTGCGCCGCTCCGGCGTGGACCCCGCCACCGTCAACGTGATCGAGGCGCACGGCACCGGCACCGAACTCGGCGACCCCGTCGAACTGGCCGGGCTCCAGGAGACGTACGGGCGTGGCGGTGCCGCCGACGTGCCCTGCTCGCTCGGCTCGGTGAAGTCGGCCGTGGGCCATGGGGAGTCCGCCGCGGGCATCGCCGCGCTCACCAAGGTCCTGCTCCAGCTGCGCCACGGCACCCTCGCGCCCACCCTGCACGCCGAACCCGTCAACCCCGCCCTCGACCTGGCCGCGACACGCTTCCGGCTCCAGCACGACGCCGCGCCCTGGCCCCGGCTGCGCGACGCCGAGGGACGCGAACTGCCCCGCCGCGCCGGCATCAGCTCCTTCGGCGCGGGCGGCGTCAACGCCCACGTCGTCCTGGAGGAGCACCTGACGACCGCCCCCGCGCGGCCGCAGACCCGCACCCCGCAGCTCGTCGTGCTGTCGGCGCCGAGCCCGGCCCACCTGTCGGCCACCGCGGCCCGCCTGGCCCGCTGGCTGACCGGCGCCGGGGCGGACACCCCACTCGCCGACCTCGCCCGCACCCTGCACCTCGGCCGGGCGAGCCACGAGCACCGGCTCGCCGTCGTCACCGACTCCGTCGCCGCACTCGCCGCGGAACTGGCCCGCTACGCCGCGGACGGCACCCCGGGCGGCGCGCTGCGCACGGGGACGGCGACCGCCGCCGCCAGCGACCAGGCACCGGAGACCGACGACCTCGTGGCCGCGCTGTGGCGGGCGGGCCGTCTCGAACAGGTCGCCGACCTGTGGGTGAGCGGCTGGGACGTCGACCGGGAGGCCCTGGAGGCTCTGGACGCCCCGGAGGCCCAGGAGCCCGGCCCCCGCCGCATCGTGCCGCTGCCGCCGTCGGCGTACCTCGCGACGCGCCACTGGTTCGCCGACGAGGCGCCTCGTACCCCTCAACTCGCCGCTTTCGCCCCAGAGTTCACGCCCGAGCCCGCCCCTGTAGCCGTGCCCGAGCCCGCCACCACCGACCCGCGGCTCGCCAGGCTCGTCGCGTTCGTCGGGGAACTGGCCGCGGGACCCGGCGCCGAGGGCCCCATCGACACCGCACGCACCCTCGTCGAGCTCGGCGTGGACTCCATCGGCGCGATGAACCTGCGCTTCGAGATCACCGAGCGGTTCGGCCGGACGCTGCCGCTCCAGCTCCTCAGCGAGTTCACCGTCGACGAACTCGTCGCCCACCTGTCCGACCTGCAGAGCAAGTAG
- a CDS encoding polyketide synthase yields MTTAPTAPTGLSVVRLTWQGPVAVVTMDDPDGRNTFSAGLTSGLVDSIEQAAADPRTRAVVVEGRPELFCAGGTQRELVNFARGNGSFDTDDFFRVFTRCPLPVIASVQGHAIGGGLVLALYADFAVFSERSMYAGNFMKYGFTPGMGATHLFPSRFGRELGTEMLFTARTYRGAELRERGAPVRVVPHHDVPGTALDLARSMTHAPRASIELLKRELAAPLLAATGEAVAREAALHRTSFRLPEVMERIVGAYGAEAH; encoded by the coding sequence ATGACCACCGCACCGACCGCCCCCACCGGCCTCTCCGTCGTCCGGCTGACCTGGCAGGGCCCCGTGGCCGTGGTCACCATGGACGACCCGGACGGCCGCAACACCTTCTCCGCCGGGCTCACGTCCGGGCTCGTCGACTCCATCGAGCAGGCCGCCGCCGACCCGCGCACCCGGGCCGTCGTCGTCGAGGGCCGGCCCGAGCTGTTCTGCGCCGGAGGCACCCAGCGCGAGCTGGTCAACTTCGCGCGGGGCAACGGGAGTTTCGATACCGACGACTTCTTCCGGGTGTTCACCCGGTGCCCGCTGCCGGTCATCGCCTCGGTGCAGGGCCACGCCATCGGCGGCGGCCTCGTGCTGGCCCTGTACGCCGACTTCGCGGTCTTCAGCGAACGGTCCATGTACGCGGGCAACTTCATGAAGTACGGCTTCACCCCGGGCATGGGCGCCACCCACCTGTTCCCGAGCCGCTTCGGCCGTGAGCTGGGCACCGAGATGCTCTTCACCGCCCGCACCTACCGGGGTGCCGAACTGCGCGAGCGCGGCGCGCCCGTCCGTGTCGTACCGCACCACGACGTACCGGGCACCGCGCTGGACCTCGCACGGTCCATGACCCACGCCCCCCGGGCCTCCATCGAACTCCTCAAGCGGGAGCTGGCCGCTCCGCTGCTGGCCGCGACGGGCGAGGCGGTGGCCCGCGAGGCGGCCCTGCACCGCACCTCGTTCCGGCTGCCCGAGGTGATGGAACGCATCGTCGGCGCGTACGGCGCCGAAGCCCACTGA